GCAAAGGTCAACGCCCGTTCGCAATGGGGCGGCTCCCCCCTGCTCTCTGCCGTCGCGCAGAGCAATTTGAATCTGACTGAAATTCTCATAGAGCGTGGAGCGACGGTGAATGCGAAAGACCGCCTTGGAAGGAATACGCTTCACTGGGTAGCAGAAACCGGGGACATTGCGATCGCCCGATGGCTCATCGAACGCGGGGCGCGCCTGGACGCTTTGGATCAGGATGGGGAAACCCCGCTTCACACAGCGGCGAGATGGGATCACGCCGAGATCGTCGTTTTATTTATTGAAAAAGGCGCCAGCGTCAACGCAAAGGGACAGGACGGAAGAACGCCGCTCCATATCGCCATCGCCCACGGCAATCGCGATATCGCCGACTTGCTGACTCAAAAGGGGGCGGATTATTAGTTGGGCAAATGCCGCCAAATCATAATCCGCCCTTTATCGCGCATGGCTCGCTAGCGAACACTGTGACCCCAATCCCCCACAAGTTTTCGCAGTTGAAAACTCAACGCTTGAAACCCGTAGCGAATTCGCTTTGCCCAATCGAAACACTGATTCAACAAGGCTCCCCAGAAAGACGAAGTCTTGGCGAGGGCAACATGCGGCAAGGGGCGCAAGCGATCCATAGGAATAAACTTTTCGATGTAACAGGCTTCGCAAAGAAACGCCTGACCCGATTCATTGATATGCCCCGTCTTGCCAAACACACCGCAAGCGTCGCATTTCAGTTGAGTCTTAATTCCCGAATAAATCCAATGGCGAGGCATCCTGGCCCCCTTTCTCTAAAGATTAAACTATCGCCTTCTATCCATTAAATAAGATTCAAAACGCAGGCTGTCAACCTGCCGAACAAATGCCGAATCCGATTTATCGGGTTTCATTTCTTTTATAAGTTGCAACCCGGGCGCGTTGTTTTTATCCTGTACCAGAACGATTCACCCATGCGACCGCTTCGAAAACTGAAAACGATTTCCCCATGCCCAATGAACTGATCTTTCTCGTCGACGACGACCCCGCCATGCGCAAACTCGGGTCGACCCTGCTTGAAGACCGCTCCTATCAAACCCGGCAATTCGAAGACGGCGAATCCTGTCTGGCCGCTCTCGATGAAAGCCCCGCCGCTCTCTTTCTCGACATGGTCCTGCCCGGCATGAACGGTCTGGAAGTCTTGCAGGAAGTGAAGAAAGCCGCGCCGCATATTCCGGTCATCATGATAACCAGCATCAACGACGCCGACACAGCCGTGCGCGCCATGCAACTGGGCGCCTACGATTATCTGGTCAAACCTTATGACGAAAACCGTCTGTTCGCCTCCCTGAAAAAAGCGTTGGAGCAAAATTTCCTGACAACCCGGGTGCATTATTTAAAGAATGAGATCAGCCGCATCAAAAACCCCAAGGGACTGATCGGCTCCAGCCCGGAGCTGAAAGAAATTCTACAAAAAGCCCGGCAAGCGGCGGAAAGCGGAGCCGGAATTCTGGTTCAGGGGGAAAGCGGAACGGGCAAGGAATTGCTCGCGCGCGCCATCCACGAATACAGCCGATTTTCCAGCGGATTGTTCGTCGATATCAATTGCGGCGCGATTCCCGACACCCTGCAGGAAAGCGAATTATTCGGTCACAAGAAAGGCGCCTTCACCGGCGCGGTCGATACCCGCGCAGGCAAACTGGAACTCGCCAATCAAGGGTCCCTCTTCCTCGACGAAGTCGCGGAGATGAGCCTGCAAACCCAGGCCAAGCTCTTGCGATTTCTACAGGAAAAGACCTTCGAACGCCTGGGAGACAATCGAAAAATTCAAGTCGAGTCCCAATTCATCGCCGCGACAAACAAGGACCTGAAACTGGAAGTCGCTGAAGGACGTTTCAGAGAGGACTTGTATTACCGCCTCGCCGTATTCCCCATCACCGTTCCCCCTTTGAGGGAACGCAAGGAAGACATCCCTGAATTGTGCAAACACTTCATTGAAAAATACCGGACCCAGTGCGCCAAAAACATCGACCACATAGCCCCCTCCGCAATGGATGCGATTGGCAACTACTCCTGGCCCGGCAATGTACGCCAACTGGAAAACGCCCTGTTCCATTCAATGATTCTCTGCGCTGGCGACACCATCGAAACCCGTCACCTGCCGCTGGAAATCATTTCGCCCAACGAAAACGCTTCCCCAGACAACCAATCCCCCCCTACCGACGCTCCTGTGAGACCTCTGGATGAAACCATCAAAAGCGCCCTTCAATCCGCCATCCAACTCTCCAATGGAAAGATCCCGGAAGCCGCCAAAAAACTGGGTTTGAGCCGCAGCGCCATCTACCGAATGCTCAAAAAGTATCAGATCGGCTGAACGCTTCCCAAACGTCCCATATCTCGCACTGATCC
This window of the Candidatus Nitrohelix vancouverensis genome carries:
- a CDS encoding sigma-54-dependent Fis family transcriptional regulator, translated to MPNELIFLVDDDPAMRKLGSTLLEDRSYQTRQFEDGESCLAALDESPAALFLDMVLPGMNGLEVLQEVKKAAPHIPVIMITSINDADTAVRAMQLGAYDYLVKPYDENRLFASLKKALEQNFLTTRVHYLKNEISRIKNPKGLIGSSPELKEILQKARQAAESGAGILVQGESGTGKELLARAIHEYSRFSSGLFVDINCGAIPDTLQESELFGHKKGAFTGAVDTRAGKLELANQGSLFLDEVAEMSLQTQAKLLRFLQEKTFERLGDNRKIQVESQFIAATNKDLKLEVAEGRFREDLYYRLAVFPITVPPLRERKEDIPELCKHFIEKYRTQCAKNIDHIAPSAMDAIGNYSWPGNVRQLENALFHSMILCAGDTIETRHLPLEIISPNENASPDNQSPPTDAPVRPLDETIKSALQSAIQLSNGKIPEAAKKLGLSRSAIYRMLKKYQIG